One window of the Desulfobacterales bacterium genome contains the following:
- a CDS encoding monovalent cation/H+ antiporter subunit D family protein: MDTLISIKPLLAVLISLLIPILLMVSGKPNLRETWTFVAAVAKFLIIVSMLPAILSGHQIEFTVARILPAVAIKFRVDAFGILFALVSSFLWIITSAYSIGYMRGLDEHSQTRYFCFFALSLSATIGVAFSANLLTLYLFYEMLSFATYPLVVHHQDSEARSSGRKYLLYIVGLSIAFVLPAMLIIYSKTGTLDFARQGILAGAASPSLAFLLLLLLLFGFAKAAMMPFHSWLPAAMVAPTPVSALLHAVAVVKVGVFSILRVLTGVFGTQFLSSLHMGEVVAYIAAFTIIAASLIALAQDELKRRLAFSTISQLSYIVLGAALLSPKGLAGGMIHIAMHAFGKITLFFCAGAIFVATGTKHISRMTGIGKQMPVTMAAFFIGALSVIGLPPTGGFISKWYLVLGTLEADQRLMLLVLLTSSILNAAYFLPIVYRAFFCAPQDALFDGKGREAPPWCLVSLVVTAVASIVLFFYPQPFVALANMAAAYIFIGP; this comes from the coding sequence ATGGACACACTGATATCCATAAAACCTTTGCTGGCCGTTCTGATCTCACTGCTGATCCCCATCCTGCTGATGGTCAGCGGAAAACCGAATCTGCGCGAAACCTGGACGTTTGTTGCAGCCGTTGCAAAATTTCTGATTATCGTGTCCATGCTCCCGGCAATCCTCAGCGGCCATCAAATCGAATTTACCGTCGCCCGGATCCTGCCGGCCGTCGCAATCAAGTTCCGGGTCGATGCATTCGGAATCCTTTTTGCGCTGGTATCCTCTTTCCTCTGGATTATCACATCCGCCTATTCCATCGGGTACATGCGGGGGCTGGATGAACACAGTCAGACCCGCTATTTTTGTTTTTTTGCCCTTTCCCTTTCCGCAACCATCGGGGTAGCCTTTTCAGCAAACCTGCTGACCCTCTATCTTTTTTATGAAATGCTTTCTTTTGCAACCTATCCGCTGGTTGTCCATCATCAGGATAGCGAGGCCAGAAGCTCCGGACGAAAATACCTGCTGTACATCGTTGGCTTATCCATTGCTTTTGTCCTGCCGGCCATGCTGATTATCTACAGCAAAACCGGCACCCTTGATTTCGCACGCCAGGGAATTCTGGCCGGCGCCGCATCACCGTCTTTAGCCTTCCTGCTTCTCCTGCTGCTGTTGTTCGGGTTCGCAAAGGCTGCCATGATGCCGTTTCATTCCTGGTTGCCGGCGGCTATGGTCGCCCCGACACCGGTCAGCGCACTGCTGCATGCGGTTGCCGTAGTCAAAGTGGGGGTCTTCAGCATTCTGCGAGTCCTGACCGGCGTATTCGGAACGCAGTTTTTATCATCACTTCATATGGGTGAGGTCGTTGCCTACATCGCCGCTTTTACCATTATCGCCGCTTCGCTGATCGCGCTCGCTCAGGATGAGCTGAAACGGCGGTTGGCATTTTCCACCATCAGCCAGCTTTCGTATATCGTTTTGGGGGCGGCACTGCTGTCGCCCAAAGGCTTGGCCGGCGGCATGATCCATATCGCCATGCACGCCTTTGGAAAAATAACCCTTTTTTTCTGCGCCGGGGCTATCTTTGTTGCCACCGGAACCAAACATATCAGCCGAATGACCGGAATCGGCAAACAGATGCCGGTGACCATGGCGGCTTTTTTTATCGGCGCCTTGAGCGTCATCGGTCTGCCGCCCACCGGCGGTTTTATCAGCAAATGGTATCTGGTTTTAGGAACGCTGGAAGCCGATCAGCGGCTCATGCTGCTGGTGCTCTTGACCAGTTCGATTTTAAACGCAGCTTACTTCTTGCCGATTGTCTATCGCGCCTTTTTCTGTGCGCCCCAGGACGCCCTGTTCGACGGCAAGGGCCGGGAAGCGCCGCCCTGGTGCCTGGTGTCGCTTGTTGTGACGGCTGTCGCTTCAATTGTTCTGTTTTTCTATCCACAGCCATTTGTCGCCCTGGCCAATATGGCTGCCGCCTATATTTTTATCGGTCCTTAA
- a CDS encoding monovalent cation/H+ antiporter subunit D family protein yields the protein MSDHFPALIIVVPLLSAFLIAATGWIRRMLCFPIAVFAMAVSLYSAVALLLKVVSNGQVIYHLGGWSPPWGIAYHIDYLNSIVLIVVAAVAFINLLATRSSVALEFPEKLGPFYALYVLFVTGLLGIVVTGDAFNLYVLLEIAALTGYALLGMGEGRAPLASLNYVFMGTIGASFYLLGIGYLYLATGSLNMADIAALLPEIYHSKVVLLAFIICMTGLFIKMAMFPLHLWLPDAYAYSPSASISLIAPLTTKVMVYVMIRIALTVFTPRFTFASLKVSTSFVWLAAIAIVMASILALSQRSVKKMLAYIIIAEVGYMVGGLWLGNRNGITGAILHIINDAAMTLCVFLAAGNLLFKLKHDSFDHLKGVFRKMPFSMAALVIGALSIIGVPPTCGFFSKWYLIWGGIDAGQYGFVAALIFSSLVNVVLFFRIFEIGFFEPAQEHHSSDSTPVEEAPIEMLVPLMVVAALLIVLGFYTDDIVNNIIRFAIPAGIT from the coding sequence ATGAGCGACCATTTTCCGGCCTTGATCATTGTGGTTCCACTGCTTTCCGCCTTTTTGATTGCCGCAACCGGCTGGATCAGGCGGATGCTCTGCTTCCCCATCGCAGTATTTGCCATGGCCGTATCGCTCTATTCCGCAGTTGCGCTGCTTCTCAAGGTCGTCAGTAACGGGCAGGTCATCTACCATCTGGGCGGCTGGTCGCCCCCCTGGGGAATCGCTTACCACATTGATTATTTAAACAGTATTGTTTTGATTGTGGTGGCAGCGGTCGCCTTTATTAATCTGCTGGCTACCCGAAGCAGCGTCGCTTTGGAGTTTCCTGAAAAACTCGGCCCGTTTTACGCGCTTTATGTCCTGTTTGTCACCGGGCTTCTGGGAATCGTCGTAACCGGCGATGCTTTTAACCTCTACGTTCTTCTGGAAATTGCGGCATTGACCGGCTATGCCCTTCTTGGAATGGGGGAAGGCCGGGCGCCGCTGGCCAGCCTGAACTATGTCTTCATGGGAACCATCGGCGCCAGTTTTTATCTGCTGGGAATCGGCTATCTTTATCTGGCCACCGGTTCGTTGAACATGGCCGATATTGCCGCATTGCTGCCGGAGATTTACCATTCTAAAGTCGTGCTGCTGGCCTTTATCATCTGCATGACAGGGCTGTTTATAAAAATGGCGATGTTTCCCCTGCATCTCTGGCTCCCGGATGCGTACGCCTATTCCCCATCGGCATCCATCAGCCTGATCGCCCCCCTGACCACCAAAGTGATGGTATATGTCATGATCCGAATCGCGCTGACGGTCTTTACGCCTCGTTTCACATTTGCCAGCCTGAAAGTAAGCACCTCCTTTGTATGGCTGGCCGCCATCGCCATTGTGATGGCCTCGATCCTGGCGCTTTCACAAAGAAGTGTGAAAAAGATGCTGGCGTACATTATTATTGCCGAAGTCGGTTATATGGTCGGCGGTTTGTGGCTGGGCAATCGCAACGGCATAACCGGAGCGATTCTGCATATCATCAACGACGCCGCCATGACCTTGTGTGTTTTTCTGGCGGCGGGCAACCTTTTATTTAAACTGAAACATGATTCTTTCGACCATTTGAAGGGAGTGTTTCGTAAAATGCCTTTTTCCATGGCGGCCCTGGTAATCGGCGCGTTATCCATTATAGGGGTGCCGCCCACCTGCGGATTTTTCAGCAAATGGTATCTCATTTGGGGAGGGATTGATGCCGGCCAGTATGGTTTTGTGGCTGCCTTGATATTCAGCAGCCTGGTGAATGTGGTCCTCTTTTTCAGGATCTTTGAAATCGGCTTTTTTGAGCCGGCCCAGGAACACCACTCCTCCGACAGTACGCCGGTTGAAGAGGCGCCCATAGAGATGCTGGTGCCGCTGATGGTTGTAGCCGCCCTGCTGATTGTTCTGGGATTTTATACGGACGACATTGTAAACAACATCATTCGATTTGCGATTCCAGCCGGTATTACCTGA
- a CDS encoding cation:proton antiporter subunit C — translation MDDILSILISKYNYWGYIILMMVGLYAMIIKKNLVKKIIGMSIMQTAIIFFYVSVGVKKNATIPIITHGHNGAADIVRASDYINPLPHVLMLTAIVVAVATLGVALALAIKVYRHYDTLEEDEIHDFLKKQVE, via the coding sequence ATGGACGACATATTATCCATCCTGATTTCAAAATATAATTATTGGGGCTATATCATTCTGATGATGGTGGGACTCTACGCCATGATCATCAAGAAAAACCTGGTGAAAAAAATCATCGGCATGAGCATCATGCAGACCGCCATTATATTTTTTTATGTGTCCGTCGGGGTTAAAAAAAACGCGACCATCCCCATCATCACCCATGGACACAACGGCGCTGCTGATATCGTCCGGGCCAGCGACTACATCAATCCGCTGCCGCATGTTCTCATGCTCACCGCCATCGTCGTGGCGGTGGCGACGTTAGGCGTAGCGTTGGCTTTGGCCATAAAGGTTTACCGGCATTACGATACGCTGGAAGAAGACGAGATCCATGACTTCCTGAAAAAGCAGGTGGAGTAA
- a CDS encoding Na(+)/H(+) antiporter subunit B: MNKTIGFITVVLCGVMLLIGTADFPDWGDPQSPASRHVSPYYIEKSIPETSVPNIVTAVLADYRGYDTMFETTVIFTAGIACFFLLRVRRKEPEIRYYRHIPTGITLRIEQGAKLPEDSKVFERIDTLYAPHDLIIKTTARLIIPFILIFALYVIAHGHHSPGGGFQGGVILGAAIILFAISYDLRSANRKLSEKAAALLSTIGVFIYAGTGALCLLLASNFLDYGALASILGVDPVTARSHGILIVEIGVGTTVMAVMVWIYYNLSSRGRQDEGL, encoded by the coding sequence TTGAATAAAACCATTGGGTTCATCACCGTTGTACTGTGCGGCGTGATGCTGCTGATCGGAACAGCCGATTTCCCGGACTGGGGGGACCCGCAATCTCCGGCCAGCAGGCATGTTTCGCCGTATTATATTGAAAAATCCATTCCGGAAACTTCCGTCCCCAATATTGTCACTGCCGTACTTGCGGATTACCGCGGCTACGACACCATGTTTGAGACAACCGTAATTTTTACGGCCGGAATTGCCTGTTTTTTTCTGCTGCGGGTCCGTCGTAAAGAGCCTGAAATAAGATACTACCGACATATTCCCACCGGCATCACCCTTCGCATCGAACAAGGGGCGAAACTTCCGGAGGATTCCAAGGTGTTTGAAAGAATCGACACGCTGTATGCTCCCCATGATCTGATCATTAAAACCACAGCCCGCCTGATTATCCCCTTCATACTGATCTTCGCCCTGTATGTTATCGCCCATGGACATCACAGCCCCGGCGGCGGTTTTCAGGGCGGGGTGATCCTTGGGGCCGCCATTATTTTGTTTGCAATTTCATATGACTTGAGATCCGCAAACCGAAAACTGTCCGAAAAGGCGGCCGCTCTTCTCAGCACCATCGGTGTCTTTATTTATGCGGGCACCGGCGCGCTTTGCCTGTTGCTGGCCTCAAATTTTTTAGACTACGGCGCCCTGGCGTCAATCCTGGGTGTTGATCCGGTGACCGCGCGCTCCCACGGAATCCTTATTGTCGAAATCGGGGTCGGCACCACCGTAATGGCGGTCATGGTCTGGATTTATTACAACCTTTCTTCCCGTGGCAGGCAAGATGAGGGCCTCTGA
- a CDS encoding DUF4040 domain-containing protein — translation MIWQLDFIILTLVIISGIAAISIKDLLGAAVLFGAYSFMMCLLWSIMGAVDVAFTEASVGAGVSTVLFVAAVFRTTRRSRD, via the coding sequence ATGATCTGGCAGCTCGATTTCATCATCCTGACGCTGGTGATTATCAGCGGCATCGCGGCCATCAGCATCAAGGACCTGTTGGGCGCGGCTGTTTTATTCGGGGCTTACAGTTTCATGATGTGCCTGTTGTGGTCCATCATGGGGGCCGTGGATGTTGCCTTTACCGAGGCGTCGGTGGGCGCCGGCGTCAGCACCGTCCTGTTTGTGGCCGCCGTTTTTCGAACAACCCGGAGATCCAGAGATTGA
- the mnhG gene encoding monovalent cation/H(+) antiporter subunit G, whose protein sequence is MVIAAVIFLLLGLLFFTGGSVGIIRFPDFYSRLHPAGKLDTMGVLMAMAGMACYTLNHFSVDALLTSLKIMLIVVFVFITSPTATHAIMDAGARAGLQPWTKEHKEEPE, encoded by the coding sequence ATGGTGATCGCGGCCGTCATTTTTTTACTCCTGGGGCTGCTGTTTTTCACGGGGGGTTCCGTCGGCATCATCCGTTTCCCCGATTTTTATTCGCGTCTGCATCCGGCGGGAAAACTCGACACCATGGGGGTGCTGATGGCCATGGCGGGAATGGCATGCTATACCCTAAACCATTTTTCCGTGGATGCTTTGCTGACCAGTCTGAAGATCATGCTGATCGTCGTCTTTGTTTTTATCACCAGCCCCACCGCGACCCATGCGATTATGGATGCCGGCGCCAGAGCCGGCCTGCAGCCGTGGACCAAGGAGCATAAGGAGGAACCGGAATGA
- a CDS encoding monovalent cation/H+ antiporter complex subunit F, with product MDTFFLYSGIYLGILMLMPLYRAVAGPTILDRIIGANAIGSKTVVLLLMVGLIYQRVDMFVDIALAYAMLNFIAVLAVSSYFHKRKGLYDEAPRLKATERRS from the coding sequence ATGGATACCTTTTTTCTTTATTCGGGCATTTACCTGGGCATTCTGATGCTGATGCCGCTGTACCGCGCCGTGGCCGGGCCGACCATCCTTGACCGTATTATCGGCGCAAACGCCATCGGCAGCAAAACAGTCGTCCTGTTATTAATGGTCGGCCTCATCTATCAGCGGGTAGACATGTTTGTGGATATCGCCCTGGCTTATGCCATGCTGAATTTCATAGCCGTCTTGGCGGTTTCCAGTTATTTTCATAAGCGCAAGGGCCTGTATGACGAGGCCCCTCGCCTTAAAGCCACCGAGAGAAGGAGCTGA
- a CDS encoding Na+/H+ antiporter subunit E, producing MTAEKQKNHQNAPAFSQDTEDPPVRSQPKKNVLPHILTFIIMFSVWILFSGKFDRFHISLGIISCALVSVFGSELLFPDLKIKELPIVWFRFIRYVPWLLYQVLVANIHVMYLAFHPKMIDLIDPQIIVFRSRLKSDLSLVTLANSITLTPGTITVYVSIFGDVTVHAIDVESGQSLPWIMDARIAEIFGE from the coding sequence GTGACGGCTGAAAAGCAAAAAAACCACCAGAATGCGCCCGCGTTTTCTCAGGATACGGAAGACCCGCCGGTTCGTTCTCAACCCAAAAAGAATGTACTCCCGCATATACTGACGTTTATAATCATGTTCAGCGTATGGATTCTTTTTTCGGGCAAATTTGACCGATTCCATATCTCCCTCGGCATCATATCCTGTGCGCTTGTTTCAGTGTTCGGCAGCGAACTGTTGTTCCCTGATCTGAAAATAAAGGAACTCCCGATTGTCTGGTTCCGCTTTATCCGGTATGTCCCCTGGCTGCTGTACCAGGTGCTGGTGGCAAACATCCATGTGATGTACCTTGCGTTTCATCCCAAAATGATCGATCTGATCGACCCGCAAATTATCGTTTTTAGAAGTCGCTTAAAAAGTGACCTGTCCCTGGTAACGCTGGCCAATTCCATCACGCTGACCCCCGGAACGATTACGGTTTATGTTTCAATCTTCGGTGATGTTACGGTTCACGCCATCGACGTGGAGTCCGGGCAGTCCCTGCCCTGGATCATGGACGCTCGGATAGCTGAAATTTTCGGTGAATAA